CAGCCTGCAGTCAGCCTATGCCGCACCGCTGATTCTGCTGGCCCAGACCCGGCAAGCCGCACGGGATAAAGCCCAGTCAGACGCCGACGCGCAACACCGCGAAGCCCTGGCCATCGCCAATACCGAACGCCAGGCCCAGGCCGCGCAGACCACCAGACAACTGCTGGAACTGCTCGAACAAAACACCCGGCTGACAGAAATGACCAAGCAACTGACGGAACACATCGAAACCCTGACGTGTGAAATGCATGAGCACTTTGTGAGAAAAACCTGAAGCCAAGGTCGGTGCAGTTCGCCCCAAACGTTCATTTATTCAAGCGCACGTGCCGTCCCAGCTCGTCAAACAACGTCACCACCGAGCGTAACGCCCGGCAGTCGGGGCGCGTGAGCAACCACAGCGCAGTGTCGTGCCCTGCCAATGCCGGCCCCAGCGGTTGCAGGGCGTCATCCAATAAAAAGTCGGGCAACGCCGCCACGCCGAGCCCGGCCTTCACCAGTTCGGTGACCGACAACATGCTGTTGCAACGATAGCTGGGGCGCACGCCTGGCAGGTGTTCGCGGCGCCAGGCGACGGTGGGGTGGTCGGGCAGGAAATCATCCGGTGCGATCCAGGCCAACTCGGCCAACTCCCGACCGGCATGGCACCGGGCATAGTCGGCATTGGCACACACGACGTACGACACAGTACCGAGGCAGCGCCCTACAAGATGCTCCGGTGGCGTCCTGGTCAAGCGTAGGGCGATATCCGCATCACGACGGCTGAGGTTGGCGAAATCATTGGAGGTGCTCAACTCCAGAGTGAGCGCGGGATACTGCGGCATAAACTGCGCCAGCGCAGGCAGCAGCAGGCCTTGCAGTACCGAGTCGGTACATGTCAGGCGCACCGTGCCGCTGATCACTTCGCCGCCCTGCTCCACGCCAATGCGCGCGGCCTCCAACGCCTGCTCGGCGCGCTCGGCCTGCTGCGCCAGGGTGCTGGCCAGGCTGGTCGGCAAGTAACCCGCGCGGCTTTTTTCAAACAGCGTCTGGCCCAGCGCCGCCTCCAGGCGCCGCACCGCGCGGAACACCGTGGACACATCCACGCGCAGCAACGCCGCCGCGCGTGCCAGGCTGCCGCCGCGCACCAGGGCGAGGATCAGCGACAGGTCGGTATAAGCGATTGAATAGTGCGTGGCCGCATTGAGCATATGGGTAAACGCCAATATTGATTGCGTGAGCGCCAATCTATAGTGCACCCCAGCCCCACCACAAGCCATGGAACGCCTACGATGACAACCCGCCCTCTGAGCCTTGCCCTGATCGGTGACTACAACCCTGAGGTGATCGCCCACCAGGCCATCCCCCTGGCG
This region of Pseudomonas asgharzadehiana genomic DNA includes:
- a CDS encoding LysR family transcriptional regulator, coding for MLNAATHYSIAYTDLSLILALVRGGSLARAAALLRVDVSTVFRAVRRLEAALGQTLFEKSRAGYLPTSLASTLAQQAERAEQALEAARIGVEQGGEVISGTVRLTCTDSVLQGLLLPALAQFMPQYPALTLELSTSNDFANLSRRDADIALRLTRTPPEHLVGRCLGTVSYVVCANADYARCHAGRELAELAWIAPDDFLPDHPTVAWRREHLPGVRPSYRCNSMLSVTELVKAGLGVAALPDFLLDDALQPLGPALAGHDTALWLLTRPDCRALRSVVTLFDELGRHVRLNK
- a CDS encoding DUF1003 domain-containing protein — protein: MHSEKPDTAPVDHLRFHRAHAHLAPTFGNDTFALKAEAFARFFGTPTFLGAQTAIVVLWVALNATGITHFDVYPFILLNLAFSLQSAYAAPLILLAQTRQAARDKAQSDADAQHREALAIANTERQAQAAQTTRQLLELLEQNTRLTEMTKQLTEHIETLTCEMHEHFVRKT